A genomic window from Elaeis guineensis isolate ETL-2024a chromosome 3, EG11, whole genome shotgun sequence includes:
- the LOC105041315 gene encoding phosphatidylinositol 4-phosphate 5-kinase 2, producing the protein MRRLCAEGDASATTRGGGGGGGEEEEDEGGEKPSPAAPLVAVTSVAVVHHHHHQPRSRSQGGGRRVTPTTGGVEEEAAVEKVLLNGDLYRGEFVGNLPHGKGKYLWVDGCMYEGEWRRGKAAGKGKFSWPSGATFEGEFRSGRMEGFGTFTGSEGDTYRGSWIADRKHGYGSKLYTNGDYYEGMWRRNLQEGHGRYVWRNGNQYIGEWRNGVISGSGVLIWANGNRYDGQWENGVPKGNGVYTWPDGSCYVGSWSKGEPKTLNGTFYPAALAGGPKEIAGGRRSPFSPLDDALLLPPLFPTSRKRSSVDGAPGRVSAAAAAEKNFPRICIWESDGEAGDITCDIIDTLEASMLYREGTSFDSSGGGIGARQRRRSPCCLTVGEVKKPGQTISKGHKNYDLMLNLQLGIRYSVGKPASTQMRELRQADFDPREKFWTRFPPEGSKITPPHQSVEFRWKDYCPMVFRHLRNLFSVDPADYMLAICGDDALRELSSPGKSGSFFYLTQDDRFMIKTVKKSEVKVLIRMLASYYQHVRHYENSLVTKFYGVHCVKPIGGQKVRFIVMGNLFCSEYRIHRRFDLKGSSHGRTTDKAEAEIDETTTLKDLDLNFVFRLQRSWFREFSEQIKRDCEFLESERIMDYSLLVGVHFRDDVSASKICLSPFGASPEFSGKRESIQGGEGLSELCFSASGCQDMDRILDGWKSLIRLGSNMPARAEHVLRSESESFPLIGGGLSTPAQSGETYDVILYFGIIDILQDYDITKKLEHAYKSLQADPNSISAVDPKLYSRRFQDFISKIFVKDE; encoded by the exons ATGCGGCGCTTGTGCGCGGAGGGCGACGCCAGCGCCAccaccagaggaggaggaggaggaggcggggaggaggaggaggacgaggGAGGCGAGAAGCCGTCGCCGGCGGCGCCGCTGGTAGCGGTGACGTCCGTGGCCGTAGTGcatcaccaccaccaccagcCGAGGAGCAGATCGCAGGGTGGGGGGCGGCGGGTGACGCCGACCACTGGCGGAGTGGAGGAGGAGGCGGCGGTGGAGAAGGTGCTGCTAAACGGGGACCTCTACAGGGGAGAGTTCGTCGGGAACCTGCCGCACGGGAAGGGGAAGTACCTGTGGGTGGACGGGTGCATGTACGAGGGGGAGTGGCGGCGGGGGAAGGCCGCTGGCAAAGGGAAGTTCTCGTGGCCGTCGGGGGCGACGTTCGAAGGGGAGTTCCGGTCCGGCCGGATGGAGGGCTTCGGGACGTTCACCGGCTCGGAGGGCGACACGTACCGGGGGTCGTGGATCGCGGACCGGAAGCACGGGTATGGCAGCAAGCTGTACACGAATGGGGACTACTACGAGGGGATGTGGCGGCGGAACCTCCAAGAGGGGCACGGCCGGTACGTGTGGCGGAACGGGAACCAGTATATCGGGGAGTGGCGGAACGGTGTCATCTCCGGCAGCGGGGTCCTCATCTGGGCCAACGGCAACCGCTACGACGGCCAGTGGGAGAACGGCGTTCCCAAGGGGAACGGCGTTTACACCTGGCCCGACGGCAGCTGCTACGTTGGCAGCTGGAGCAAAGGGGAGCCAAAGACCCTCAATGGCACCTTCTACCCGGCCGCCCTCGCCGGCGGACCGAAGGAGATCGCCGGCGGGAGGAGGAGCCCCTTTTCGCCGCTGGACGATGCATTGCTGCTGCCGCCGCTGTTCCCGACTTCGAGGAAGAGGTCGTCGGTGGACGGAGCGCCGGGGAGGGTGAGCGCGGCCGCCGCCGCCGAGAAGAACTTCCCCAGGATCTGCATCTGGGAGTCGGACGGCGAGGCCGGGGACATCACATGCGACATCATCGACACCCTCGAGGCGTCGATGCTGTATAGGGAAGGGACTTCCTTCGACTCGAGCGGTGGGGGCATCGGAGCCAGGCAGCGGCGCCGGAGCCCGTGCTGCTTGACCGTCGGGGAGGTGAAGAAGCCCGGGCAGACGATATCCAAAGGCCACAAGAACTATGATCTCATGTTAAACCTTCAACTGGGAATCAG GTACTCTGTTGGGAAGCCAGCTTCGACTCAGATGAGAGAGCTTAGACAAGCGGATTTCGATCCAAGGGAGAAGTTCTGGACCAGGTTTCCCCCTGAGGGATCCAAGATTACTCCACCCCACCAATCTGTTGAGTTTCGATGGAAGGATTATTGTCCCATGGTCTTCAG ACACTTGAGAAATTTGTTTTCTGTGGATCCGGCGGATTATATGCTGGCTATCTGTGGTGATGATGCATTGCGGGAACTATCTTCACCTGGGAAGAGTGGCAGTTTCTTCTATCTGACCCAGGATGACAGATTCATGATCAAGACAGTGAAAAAATCTGAAGTAAAG GTGCTTATTAGGATGTTGGCGAGTTACTACCAACACGTTCGTCATTATGAGAACTCACTAGTCACAAAGTTCTATGGCGTGCACTGTGTAAAGCCAATAGGTGGGCAGAAG GTTCGTTTCATTGTAATGGGCAACCTTTTCTGCTCAGAGTATCGCATACATAGGCGGTTTGACCTAAAAGGTTCATCTCATGGTCGAACAACTGACAAGGCTGAGGCAGAGATTGATGAGACAACTACCCTCAAGGATCTTGACCTCAATTTTGTATTTCGCCTGCAAAGATCTTGGTTTAGAGAATTCTCTGA ACAAATTAAGCGGGACTGTGAATTCTTGGAATCTGAGAGGATTATGGATTATAGTCTCTTGGTGGGAGTTCACTTTCGGGATGATGTTTCAGCTTCTAAAATCTGTCTGTCTCCATTTGGTGCTTCTCCAG AATTTTCTGGCAAGAGGGAATCAATTCAAGGTGGAGAGGGATTGTCCGAGTTATGCTTCTCTGCATCAGGCTGTCAGGATATGGATCGGATTCTGGATGGCTG GAAGTCATTGATTCGGCTGGGCTCAAACATGCCAGCAAGAGCAGAGCACGTGTTGAGGAGCGAGTCTGAGTCATTTCCTCTGATTGGAGGAGGGTTGTCCACACCTGCCCAAAGTGGTGAAACCTATGATGTGATCCTCTACTTTGGGATTATTGACATCCTCCAGGACTACGATATCACTAAGAAGCTGGAGCATGCCTACAAGTCATTGCAGGCCGATCCCAATTCCATCTCAGCAGTGGATCCGAAGCTCTATTCCAGAAGGTTCCAAGATTTCATAAGCAAGATCTTTGTGAAGGACGAGTAA